The following proteins are encoded in a genomic region of Micromonospora olivasterospora:
- a CDS encoding OsmC family protein encodes MPDPSSWLHEATATAEGGHVRTDDGGLSTALASPLAPHCTGLTPEQLLAAAFASCLHHAAVEAAGEITDEAHTVQVRAEARLGRDDDGRYRADVHASISSAGLTRQQLAELVEHADRLWPFSSGDNTRHRLTVTPAEVGRR; translated from the coding sequence ATGCCGGATCCGAGTTCCTGGCTGCACGAGGCCACCGCGACGGCCGAGGGCGGTCACGTCCGTACCGACGACGGGGGGCTGTCGACCGCCCTGGCGTCCCCGCTGGCGCCGCACTGCACGGGCCTGACGCCCGAGCAGCTGCTGGCCGCGGCGTTCGCGTCCTGCCTGCACCACGCGGCGGTGGAGGCGGCCGGGGAGATCACGGACGAGGCGCACACCGTCCAGGTCCGGGCCGAGGCCCGGCTGGGCCGCGACGACGACGGCCGCTACCGGGCCGACGTGCACGCCTCCATCTCCTCGGCCGGGCTGACCCGGCAGCAGCTCGCGGAGCTGGTCGAGCACGCCGACCGCCTCTGGCCGTTCTCCAGCGGCGACAACACCCGGCACCGGCTCACGGTCACGCCGGCCGAGGTGGGTCGCCGCTGA
- a CDS encoding response regulator: protein MGEGIPGPVRILVVDDDPGDVLMIEEALADSDIDKVIDVVGDGQEAMEFLRRRGRHTDAQRPDVILLDLNMPRMDGRQVLGEVKQDEELRTIPIVVLTTSNADTDVVGSYTLQANAYVTKPIDLDDFNDVVRRIDEFFGRVVVLPRRA from the coding sequence ATGGGTGAAGGCATCCCCGGACCCGTTCGCATCCTCGTGGTGGACGACGACCCCGGCGACGTTCTCATGATCGAGGAGGCCCTCGCGGACTCCGACATCGACAAGGTCATCGACGTGGTCGGCGATGGCCAGGAGGCGATGGAGTTCCTGCGCCGCCGGGGCCGGCACACCGACGCCCAGCGCCCCGACGTGATCCTGCTCGACCTGAACATGCCCCGGATGGACGGCCGGCAGGTGCTCGGCGAGGTCAAGCAGGACGAGGAACTGCGCACCATCCCGATCGTGGTGCTGACCACCTCCAACGCCGACACCGACGTGGTGGGCAGCTACACCCTCCAGGCCAACGCGTACGTGACCAAGCCGATCGACCTGGACGACTTCAACGACGTGGTGCGGCGGATCGACGAGTTCTTCGGTCGCGTCGTGGTGCTGCCCAGGCGGGCCTGA
- a CDS encoding STAS domain-containing protein, which produces MTFTVTYAQRAGVGACLRLAGELDMSSAPELNAALDRLTDEGERHLLVDLSELTFCDSTGIAAFVRGDNRATARGGWLRVTGATGRVERVLRITGLADVLGYEPDTGHPASQATP; this is translated from the coding sequence TTGACGTTCACCGTCACGTACGCCCAGCGCGCCGGCGTCGGGGCGTGCCTGCGGCTGGCCGGCGAGCTCGACATGAGCAGCGCTCCCGAGCTGAACGCCGCGCTCGACCGGCTCACCGACGAGGGGGAACGCCACCTGCTGGTCGACCTGAGCGAGCTGACCTTCTGCGACTCGACCGGCATCGCCGCGTTCGTCCGGGGCGACAACCGGGCGACGGCCCGGGGCGGCTGGCTGCGGGTCACCGGTGCCACCGGCCGGGTCGAGCGGGTGCTGCGGATCACCGGCCTGGCCGACGTGCTGGGCTACGAGCCCGACACGGGCCACCCGGCGTCGCAGGCCACCCCCTGA
- a CDS encoding endonuclease/exonuclease/phosphatase family protein has protein sequence MTKSTTDEAAGSARLRGRRGLLLTVLAVLLAAVLAGHRAVPNLRGLGSLLDSVTPLLGLAVPVLAVAGLLRRSRLALLAVLLPATVWAVLYGRALLPPAGGSGPVTLRVASQNLRAGNPDPAATVDSLAAGGADLIALQEVDGDDRVAGALRERYPHHAAVTTVALWSRYPVREYAGVDTGLGWTRALRAVVATPDGDLVVYVAHLGSARAGHTATRDETVRELAAAVRADAAPRLVVLGDLNTATTDRVFAPLARLLRDAQADAGQGFGFTWPAGLPVTRPDHVLYRGLTPTSAGVVRTPASDHRAVVASFRW, from the coding sequence GTGACCAAGAGCACGACCGACGAGGCGGCCGGCAGCGCCCGCCTCCGTGGCCGGCGCGGCCTGCTGCTGACCGTGCTCGCGGTCCTGCTCGCCGCCGTGCTGGCCGGGCACCGGGCCGTGCCCAACCTGCGTGGCCTGGGCAGCCTGCTCGACAGCGTCACGCCGCTGCTCGGCCTGGCCGTGCCGGTCCTCGCGGTCGCCGGGCTGCTGCGCCGCTCGCGGCTGGCGCTGCTGGCCGTCCTGCTCCCGGCGACGGTGTGGGCGGTGCTCTACGGCCGGGCCCTGCTCCCGCCGGCCGGCGGCTCCGGCCCGGTCACGCTCCGGGTCGCCAGCCAGAACCTGCGCGCCGGCAACCCGGACCCGGCGGCGACGGTGGACAGCCTCGCGGCCGGGGGCGCCGACCTGATCGCGCTCCAGGAGGTCGACGGCGACGACCGGGTGGCCGGGGCCCTGCGCGAGCGGTACCCGCACCACGCCGCGGTCACCACCGTCGCGCTGTGGAGCCGGTACCCCGTGCGGGAGTACGCGGGCGTGGACACCGGGCTGGGCTGGACGCGTGCCCTCCGGGCCGTCGTCGCCACGCCCGACGGCGACCTGGTGGTCTACGTGGCGCACCTGGGGTCGGCCCGGGCCGGGCACACCGCCACCCGGGACGAGACGGTGCGGGAGCTCGCCGCGGCCGTACGGGCGGACGCCGCCCCGCGCCTGGTGGTGCTCGGCGACCTCAACACCGCCACCACCGACCGGGTCTTCGCGCCGCTGGCCCGGCTACTGCGCGACGCCCAGGCCGACGCCGGGCAGGGCTTCGGCTTCACCTGGCCGGCCGGGCTGCCGGTGACCCGCCCCGACCACGTGCTCTACCGGGGGCTCACCCCGACCTCGGCCGGGGTGGTACGCACCCCGGCCAGCGACCACCGGGCCGTGGTGGCGAGCTTCCGCTGGTGA